One Verrucomicrobiota bacterium genomic window, ATTAGCGTCCTCAACCGTCCGTTCCCGACCACCGAGTTTCAACGATCACCAGGCATTCTTTTGACTACCCGCGACTGACCGCCACCATGTCCGACTGATAAAACGCGTACTCTTATATACTAGGGCATCAAGTAGCCCCTTGTCAACAGGCTTCATTAATAAAAAATCAACTATTTATTTGATAAAATAGGAAAGATTTTCCAGTTCCATAGCCAGATTGACACTGTTGACCACTACGCGGTCAGGGACCGCAAGCCTAATCGGGACGAAATTCAGTATTCCATCGATTCCACATTCTACCAGATGATTACAAGCTTCCTGGGCCGAAAAAGGGGGAACAGTAATGATTGCCATTTTAATATGGTTTTCCTGCACAAAATTTTTTAACCCAGTCATCGGGAGGATCGGGATATCGAATTTTTTTGAGCGTTTCCTTTTCAGATCCACGTCGAAGCCTGCAATAATTTCAAAGCCCTCCTTTTGGAAACCCCTATAAGAAAGAAGAGCCGAACCCAAGTCACCGACCCCGACAAGTACGACCGGCTTGAGTTTGTTTGTGCCCAGTAAAAGCGCAATTTGCTTCACCATATCCGGGACGTTATAACCGACTCCTTTGAGCCCGAAGTTACCAAAATGGGCGAGATCTTTTCTGAGTTGCGAGGGGGTTACACCAGCGATTTTTGAGAGTGTTTGAGAAGAGACTGTTTCTACGGCATTCTCCAAAAGCCTTTGTAGGCAACGGAAATAGACGGAAAGCCGGTAAACGGTTTTTCGAGGGACGAGGGGATTCACGGGGTTCCGTACTAACAAATTATCCTTATGACAACAAGACTCAATTGCAATGTGATACTCTGGGCATGTAATACTGTAAGCCCTGTTACTCGAGGATTTTAGGAAAAAAATCCTGTCTACGGTTTGGAAGCATTATAAAAACTGAGAACTTGCTCAGGACTGAGGGCATTTCCAATAATAAAGATGTCATCAAGACATCCTTTGAATACAGCATTAACCCTATTGATACTGGAGTCACATGTGCCAATATAGAGGGGGGAAGAGTTGATATTAGTATACTTGACCGCTTGTTGGCAGTCTTGAATACCATCGACATAAAGACGCATGGTTTCTTTGTCATAGACCGCTGCAACCATGTGCCACTGATCGTCATTGTACGCCTTTTGGCTCATAAGGCGCGGATCTTGGTTGAGATAAAAGACAAATTTATTCTGTGTGATCCCGATACCATAACCATTAAATGATCCGGCCTGATGTTTTGAGATCGCAGCATTATCAGGGTTATCTAAGTTAAACTTCATCCATGCAATAATCGTAAAAGGAGTATTCTGCAGATACAGTTCATTGCTTTTATCAATTTCGATAAATGACTTGGCGTTATTCAGCCACAGGGCTTTACCGGCATTACCGAAACGGTCGGTGGTGAATTCGAGTGCGTATCCCTTGCCTTGGTACTCCTCACGTGCACTATTTTTTGCGTCCCCATCCAAGGCCAGGTAAATAATAATGTCATTTTTCTCTACTGCATATCCAGGGGCATGAAAGAAAATGAGATAAAGAACCCCTACCAAGACGGCCTTTGAAAAATGATACATCACCACACAGTATAATCCCCCGTGTGGTAGAGGGGAAGTGGAATTTATGTATACAGCAGAATAGGGTGTGAATTGTTTTTTCGTCACACATTAAAGATCATCGTGCGAGAGACCACTCCCCTACCAAGTCTGCATAAACCCTTCAACCAACGAAGGGTTTATTCCTTTGCGCCACCTTGACGGAGGAGT contains:
- a CDS encoding redox-sensing transcriptional repressor Rex, which produces MNPLVPRKTVYRLSVYFRCLQRLLENAVETVSSQTLSKIAGVTPSQLRKDLAHFGNFGLKGVGYNVPDMVKQIALLLGTNKLKPVVLVGVGDLGSALLSYRGFQKEGFEIIAGFDVDLKRKRSKKFDIPILPMTGLKNFVQENHIKMAIITVPPFSAQEACNHLVECGIDGILNFVPIRLAVPDRVVVNSVNLAMELENLSYFIK
- a CDS encoding LamG domain-containing protein — encoded protein: MYHFSKAVLVGVLYLIFFHAPGYAVEKNDIIIYLALDGDAKNSAREEYQGKGYALEFTTDRFGNAGKALWLNNAKSFIEIDKSNELYLQNTPFTIIAWMKFNLDNPDNAAISKHQAGSFNGYGIGITQNKFVFYLNQDPRLMSQKAYNDDQWHMVAAVYDKETMRLYVDGIQDCQQAVKYTNINSSPLYIGTCDSSINRVNAVFKGCLDDIFIIGNALSPEQVLSFYNASKP